A single window of Rhodamnia argentea isolate NSW1041297 chromosome 5, ASM2092103v1, whole genome shotgun sequence DNA harbors:
- the LOC115752905 gene encoding putative methylesterase 11, chloroplastic isoform X2, with translation MGNSLACFSPKIAAKSSGSASPARRDASPPRASPYPSSTARRATSSLSGSASTKKSKKKVETAGAGVLYDDALIREQAIAAVMLLKQYQSGGDEKDDSLRLFSRSTSTSALFPSVSGKSGVKQSVARSSTSRRRSGSDFPLPPLQQILADEGLEADGVETNHFVLVHGGGYGAWCWYKTITLLRQGGFKVDAVDLMGSGIQSTDTNNINSMAEYAKPLINIIDKLGDGEKVILVGHDFGGACVSYLMELYPHKIAKAVFLAAAMLKNGQSVLDMFSVQEVPSDLMQQAQIFFYGNGKNQPPTAIDLDKALLEDLLFNQSPAKDVALASVSMRPIPFAPILEKLNLSDANYGSIRRFYIETQEDHAIPASLQEAMTKSNPPEKIFHLKGSDHSPFFSKPQALHRFLTDISKIS, from the exons ATGGGAAATTCACTCGCCTGCTTCTCCCCCAAGATCGCAGCAAAATCCTCCGGCTCCGCCAGCCCAGCCCGTCGCGACGCTTCGCCTCCCCGAGCCTCGCCGTATCCGTCGTCAACCGCCAGAAGAGCCACCTCGTCGTTGTCCGGCTCGGCCTCGACCaaaaagagcaagaagaaggtGGAGACGGCCGGGGCGGGCGTGCTCTACGACGACGCTCTGATTCGCGAGCAGGCGATCGCGGCGGTCATGCTCCTGAAGCAGTACCAGAGCGGCGGCGACGAGAAAGACGATTCCCTTCGCTTGTTCAGTCGGTCCACGAGCACTTCGGCTCTCTTCCCTTCTGTGTCCGGGAAGAGTGGTGTCAAGCAGAGCGTCGCCAGGAGCTCCACCTCTCGGAGGCGGTCGGGCAGCGACTTTCCTCTCCCGCCGCTGCAGCAAATCCTGGCTGATGAG GGTTTGGAGGCTGATGGTGTGGAAACCAACCATTTTGTTCTTGTTCATGGGGGAGGATATGGCGCATGGTGCTGGTACAAAACGATTACACTTCTACGCCAAGGAGGATTTAAGGTGGATGCAGTTGACTTAATGGGTTCGGGAATTCAATCAACTGATACGAACAACATTAACAGCATGGCAGAATACGCGAAACCATTGATCAACATAATTGACAAGTTAGGAGATGGAGAGAAG GTGATCTTGGTGGGACATGATTTTGGTGGTGCTTGCGTCTCATATCTGATGGAGTTGTATCCTCATAAGATAGCAAAAGCTGTTTTTCTTGCAGCAGCAATGTTGAAGAATGGCCAAAGCGTCCTTGATATGTTCTCTGTACAG GAAGTTCCAAGTGATCTGATGCAACAAGCACAGATATTCTTTTATGGAAATGGAAAGAATCAACCTCCTACTGCTATCGATCTGGACAAAGCATTGTTGGAAGACTTGTTATTCAATCAAAGTCCTGCAAAG GATGTTGCATTAGCCTCTGTGTCGATGAGGCCAATACCTTTTGCACCGATCCTGGAAAAACTCAATTTGTCGGATGCAAACTATGGATCTATTCGTCGATTCTACATAGAAACCCAGGAAGATCATGCTATACCTGCTTCCTTGCAGGAGGCCATGACAAAGTCTAATCCTCCTGAAAAGATTTTTCATCTCAAAGGCTCTGATCATTCTCCATTTTTCTCAAAGCCCCAAGCCCTGCACAGGTTCCTGACAGATATCTCAAAAATTTCCTGA
- the LOC115752905 gene encoding putative methylesterase 11, chloroplastic isoform X1 — protein sequence MGNSLACFSPKIAAKSSGSASPARRDASPPRASPYPSSTARRATSSLSGSASTKKSKKKVETAGAGVLYDDALIREQAIAAVMLLKQYQSGGDEKDDSLRLFSRSTSTSALFPSVSGKSGVKQSVARSSTSRRRSGSDFPLPPLQQILADEGLEADGVETNHFVLVHGGGYGAWCWYKTITLLRQGGFKVDAVDLMGSGIQSTDTNNINSMAEYAKPLINIIDKLGDGEKVILVGHDFGGACVSYLMELYPHKIAKAVFLAAAMLKNGQSVLDMFSVQQEVPSDLMQQAQIFFYGNGKNQPPTAIDLDKALLEDLLFNQSPAKDVALASVSMRPIPFAPILEKLNLSDANYGSIRRFYIETQEDHAIPASLQEAMTKSNPPEKIFHLKGSDHSPFFSKPQALHRFLTDISKIS from the exons ATGGGAAATTCACTCGCCTGCTTCTCCCCCAAGATCGCAGCAAAATCCTCCGGCTCCGCCAGCCCAGCCCGTCGCGACGCTTCGCCTCCCCGAGCCTCGCCGTATCCGTCGTCAACCGCCAGAAGAGCCACCTCGTCGTTGTCCGGCTCGGCCTCGACCaaaaagagcaagaagaaggtGGAGACGGCCGGGGCGGGCGTGCTCTACGACGACGCTCTGATTCGCGAGCAGGCGATCGCGGCGGTCATGCTCCTGAAGCAGTACCAGAGCGGCGGCGACGAGAAAGACGATTCCCTTCGCTTGTTCAGTCGGTCCACGAGCACTTCGGCTCTCTTCCCTTCTGTGTCCGGGAAGAGTGGTGTCAAGCAGAGCGTCGCCAGGAGCTCCACCTCTCGGAGGCGGTCGGGCAGCGACTTTCCTCTCCCGCCGCTGCAGCAAATCCTGGCTGATGAG GGTTTGGAGGCTGATGGTGTGGAAACCAACCATTTTGTTCTTGTTCATGGGGGAGGATATGGCGCATGGTGCTGGTACAAAACGATTACACTTCTACGCCAAGGAGGATTTAAGGTGGATGCAGTTGACTTAATGGGTTCGGGAATTCAATCAACTGATACGAACAACATTAACAGCATGGCAGAATACGCGAAACCATTGATCAACATAATTGACAAGTTAGGAGATGGAGAGAAG GTGATCTTGGTGGGACATGATTTTGGTGGTGCTTGCGTCTCATATCTGATGGAGTTGTATCCTCATAAGATAGCAAAAGCTGTTTTTCTTGCAGCAGCAATGTTGAAGAATGGCCAAAGCGTCCTTGATATGTTCTCTGTACAG CAGGAAGTTCCAAGTGATCTGATGCAACAAGCACAGATATTCTTTTATGGAAATGGAAAGAATCAACCTCCTACTGCTATCGATCTGGACAAAGCATTGTTGGAAGACTTGTTATTCAATCAAAGTCCTGCAAAG GATGTTGCATTAGCCTCTGTGTCGATGAGGCCAATACCTTTTGCACCGATCCTGGAAAAACTCAATTTGTCGGATGCAAACTATGGATCTATTCGTCGATTCTACATAGAAACCCAGGAAGATCATGCTATACCTGCTTCCTTGCAGGAGGCCATGACAAAGTCTAATCCTCCTGAAAAGATTTTTCATCTCAAAGGCTCTGATCATTCTCCATTTTTCTCAAAGCCCCAAGCCCTGCACAGGTTCCTGACAGATATCTCAAAAATTTCCTGA